One Acetomicrobium sp. S15 = DSM 107314 DNA window includes the following coding sequences:
- the rnpM gene encoding RNase P modulator RnpM translates to MKEATGSRRKRPRTCVGCREEFSKKGLLRVVRSPKGEVVIDPTGRMPGRGAYVCAKRECVTVAKKRDALSRALKARVPEEIYEELLSLCGENPGDGDDLSIE, encoded by the coding sequence ATGAAAGAAGCGACAGGTTCGAGGAGGAAAAGACCGCGTACGTGCGTGGGTTGCAGAGAGGAGTTTTCCAAGAAGGGCCTGTTGCGGGTGGTAAGGAGCCCTAAGGGTGAGGTAGTGATTGATCCTACGGGCAGGATGCCTGGCCGCGGTGCGTATGTATGCGCGAAGAGGGAGTGCGTGACGGTCGCCAAGAAGAGGGATGCCCTTTCGCGCGCTCTGAAGGCTCGCGTTCCTGAGGAAATTTATGAGGAACTCCTTTCGCTCTGCGGGGAGAACCCTGGCGATGGTGATGATTTAAGCATTGAGTAA
- the infB gene encoding translation initiation factor IF-2, translating to MSKIRVYELAKMLGLSNKELVNFLRELGVDVKTHMSSIDTETAQLVEEAFRSERAPSAKIAEEGAAKVEEVIVPENATVGELAERLNMPVADVVKTLVQKGLMVPADSPVDEKVLKALSEAYGKEFSLSRGGHEEKVSAVALKFKPKPKGENLKPRPPVVTVMGHVDHGKTTLLDYIRHTNVTAREAGGITQHIGASVVEHQGQKIVFLDTPGHEAFTAMRARGAQVTDIVVLVVAADDGVMPQTLEAINHANAAGVPIIVAVNKVDKPNARPEVIRRQLADLGLIPEEWGGDTVMVDISAKTGQGVDHLLEMILLVAELAELKADPTVDAEGAVVEARLDKGKGPVATVIVQQGTLRQGDVVLFDSTWGRIRAMQDDKGRSVKEATPSMPVEITGLNDVPQAGELFRKVDSEREARDAIERKKIEREIEVEHPRRLTLEEFYERIEMGEKQQLNIVLKCDVRGSLEALKASLLNLATEEVGISIVHEGVGNISESDIMLASASNAVILGFDVKLSSDVKKIAEREGVQVRLYRVIYDLIDDVKAALEGMLAPRLKENVTGHAEIRAVFSVPNLGSVAGCYVLDGVIRRNAKVRVLRSGAAVWEGAISSLKRFKDDVREVSAGYECGIGFADYHDFREGDIIEAFEVVEEKRRLEDAKR from the coding sequence CTGAGCAAAATTAGAGTTTATGAGTTGGCCAAGATGTTGGGCTTGTCAAACAAAGAGCTGGTAAATTTTTTGAGGGAGCTGGGTGTCGATGTTAAAACGCACATGAGTTCCATCGACACAGAGACAGCTCAGCTCGTGGAGGAGGCGTTCCGCAGCGAGCGGGCTCCTTCTGCAAAAATAGCAGAAGAGGGAGCCGCAAAGGTTGAGGAAGTGATCGTACCGGAAAATGCCACCGTAGGGGAATTGGCGGAACGTTTGAATATGCCGGTTGCCGATGTGGTTAAGACGTTAGTGCAAAAGGGGCTCATGGTGCCGGCTGATTCTCCCGTCGACGAAAAGGTGCTCAAGGCCTTGTCCGAGGCTTACGGGAAAGAGTTTTCGTTGTCGCGCGGAGGACATGAAGAGAAGGTCTCAGCCGTTGCGCTTAAGTTTAAACCGAAGCCCAAAGGGGAGAATTTGAAACCCAGACCGCCAGTTGTAACAGTTATGGGGCATGTGGATCACGGCAAGACGACGCTCTTGGATTACATTCGCCACACAAACGTCACTGCTCGCGAAGCCGGGGGCATCACGCAACATATCGGTGCCTCAGTGGTGGAACATCAAGGGCAGAAGATAGTATTCCTCGATACTCCCGGACACGAAGCTTTTACCGCCATGCGGGCACGCGGGGCGCAGGTGACCGACATAGTGGTTCTGGTTGTAGCTGCCGATGACGGCGTGATGCCTCAGACCCTCGAGGCTATAAACCATGCCAATGCGGCGGGGGTTCCCATCATCGTGGCTGTAAACAAGGTTGACAAACCGAACGCAAGGCCCGAGGTGATCAGGCGGCAGTTGGCGGATCTGGGCTTGATTCCAGAAGAGTGGGGCGGAGATACCGTGATGGTCGATATCTCGGCCAAGACAGGCCAAGGCGTCGACCACCTATTGGAAATGATCCTCTTGGTGGCAGAACTCGCCGAGCTGAAAGCCGACCCCACCGTCGACGCCGAGGGAGCAGTCGTCGAAGCCAGGCTTGACAAGGGGAAGGGGCCGGTGGCTACGGTTATCGTGCAACAAGGTACCCTTCGCCAAGGGGATGTCGTGCTTTTTGATAGCACCTGGGGACGGATAAGGGCCATGCAGGATGATAAGGGAAGGAGCGTCAAAGAGGCTACCCCCAGCATGCCCGTGGAGATAACGGGCTTGAACGATGTGCCCCAGGCCGGGGAGCTATTTCGTAAGGTAGACAGCGAAAGAGAAGCTCGGGACGCAATAGAGCGCAAGAAGATCGAAAGAGAGATCGAAGTCGAGCATCCCAGACGATTGACCCTCGAAGAGTTTTATGAGCGCATCGAAATGGGAGAAAAACAGCAGCTCAACATCGTCTTGAAGTGCGATGTGAGGGGTTCCCTTGAAGCCCTTAAGGCTTCACTATTGAATCTGGCTACCGAAGAAGTTGGAATAAGCATTGTACATGAGGGCGTGGGCAACATTTCGGAGTCGGATATCATGCTGGCCTCTGCATCGAATGCCGTAATACTGGGTTTCGACGTCAAGCTCAGCAGCGACGTCAAGAAGATAGCCGAAAGAGAAGGAGTGCAGGTGCGCTTATACCGCGTGATCTACGACCTTATCGACGACGTGAAGGCTGCTTTGGAAGGGATGTTGGCCCCGAGGCTCAAGGAGAACGTGACAGGACACGCGGAGATACGGGCCGTATTCAGCGTTCCCAATCTCGGCAGCGTAGCCGGCTGTTATGTGTTGGATGGGGTTATTAGAAGGAACGCCAAGGTTCGCGTCTTGAGGAGTGGCGCTGCTGTATGGGAAGGTGCCATATCGAGCCTTAAGCGATTCAAAGACGACGTGCGCGAAGTGTCCGCCGGATATGAATGCGGCATAGGTTTCGCAGATTATCATGATTTCAGAGAAGGTGATATAATAGAAGCCTTCGAAGTAGTTGAAGAAAAACGCAGGCTTGAAGATGCGAAGAGATGA
- a CDS encoding DUF503 domain-containing protein, translated as MSSFFIGVLVVELCLSAADSLKDRRQVIRSLLDQAHRRWNVSVADLGPDGSWKRAVLAFSVVNSSLKHIDSLLMSVERFLEKAEDNADFEIVRRERVIKPHDEFSY; from the coding sequence ATGAGCTCTTTTTTCATAGGGGTCCTCGTAGTGGAATTATGCTTATCCGCTGCCGACAGCCTGAAAGACCGGCGCCAGGTTATTCGCTCCTTGCTCGATCAGGCGCATCGGCGTTGGAACGTATCGGTCGCCGATCTGGGGCCGGATGGTTCGTGGAAAAGGGCCGTATTAGCCTTTTCGGTCGTCAATTCGTCTTTGAAACATATCGATTCGCTTCTTATGTCGGTAGAGAGGTTTCTGGAAAAGGCTGAGGACAATGCGGACTTTGAGATCGTGCGGCGGGAGAGGGTGATCAAACCGCATGACGAGTTTTCATATTGA
- the rbfA gene encoding 30S ribosome-binding factor RbfA, translating to MTSFHIERINKELAKEISLFIQRRIKDENVKKAVILGVECSKDMSRAKVYFTTLDRDDREKVTLALEKSSGLMRSVLSKEMHVRSMPAFCFIFDESEDRARRMEALLDRISGKDENGG from the coding sequence ATGACGAGTTTTCATATTGAGAGGATAAACAAAGAGCTTGCCAAGGAGATCTCTCTTTTTATTCAACGTCGCATCAAAGATGAAAACGTCAAGAAGGCGGTCATCCTCGGCGTTGAGTGCTCCAAAGACATGAGTCGCGCGAAGGTTTATTTTACGACGCTCGATCGCGACGATAGAGAAAAGGTGACCTTGGCGCTTGAAAAGTCGTCGGGCCTCATGAGAAGTGTTTTGAGCAAAGAGATGCACGTGAGGAGCATGCCGGCGTTCTGTTTTATATTTGACGAAAGCGAAGACAGAGCGAGGCGAATGGAAGCTCTGTTAGATAGGATCTCGGGTAAGGACGAGAACGGTGGGTAA
- a CDS encoding DHH family phosphoesterase: MSKASGLARLARTLALFPCWRILVHERPDGDALGGGSALVCWGKALGKDVSWGGPDPISPPYDAFLSMSCEYRAYKELPMEWLRDDTAIIVIDTSAPSRSVKGIENGVSPATLINIDHHGDNTRFGDVVYVNDEASATSEILWDLAEAGEWRPCIEACIGIYTGIVTDCGHFTYANTTPNAHRVAARLLELGVKPQELDERINSKSSVEELHLWGKAYSRVALMAGGRVAFTWLSDDDFQELGVSRYSTEGLANELVKVNGVDVGMLLTEEGDDVRVSFRAKGKTSVRELAQRLGGGGHPQAAACRLHLSLSDAIDLIKEEVEHLYARPFASN; this comes from the coding sequence ATGTCAAAGGCGTCCGGCTTAGCGCGTCTGGCTCGTACCTTAGCGCTTTTTCCCTGCTGGCGCATACTGGTTCACGAAAGGCCGGACGGGGATGCCTTGGGCGGGGGAAGTGCGCTCGTCTGTTGGGGCAAGGCCTTGGGCAAGGACGTGTCGTGGGGAGGGCCCGACCCGATCTCTCCTCCCTATGATGCGTTCCTCTCCATGTCTTGCGAATACAGGGCTTATAAAGAGCTTCCGATGGAGTGGCTCAGGGATGATACCGCAATTATCGTAATCGATACGAGCGCGCCGTCTCGTTCCGTCAAGGGAATAGAAAATGGTGTTTCGCCGGCTACCCTTATAAATATAGACCATCACGGCGACAACACGAGATTCGGCGATGTGGTCTACGTAAACGATGAAGCCTCCGCCACATCGGAGATATTGTGGGACTTGGCCGAAGCAGGGGAGTGGCGGCCGTGCATAGAGGCGTGCATAGGTATCTACACCGGCATTGTCACCGATTGCGGTCATTTTACTTATGCCAATACGACGCCCAATGCCCACCGCGTGGCCGCAAGGCTGCTCGAGCTCGGAGTGAAACCGCAGGAGCTGGACGAGCGCATAAATTCCAAGAGCAGCGTTGAAGAGCTGCATCTGTGGGGCAAAGCCTACAGCAGGGTTGCCCTGATGGCCGGAGGCCGTGTGGCCTTTACGTGGCTCAGCGACGACGACTTTCAGGAGCTCGGAGTCTCCCGTTACTCCACAGAAGGGTTGGCGAATGAGCTCGTCAAGGTTAACGGGGTCGATGTGGGGATGCTTCTGACGGAGGAGGGCGACGACGTCAGGGTGAGTTTTCGTGCCAAGGGCAAGACCTCCGTCCGAGAATTGGCGCAGCGCCTCGGAGGCGGGGGGCATCCCCAAGCCGCTGCTTGCAGGCTCCACCTCTCCCTCTCCGATGCCATCGATTTGATAAAGGAAGAGGTTGAGCACCTTTATGCGCGCCCGTTTGCTTCTAATTGA
- the truB gene encoding tRNA pseudouridine(55) synthase TruB, translating into MRARLLLIDKEPGLRSTRCVEIVRSRLGRNVKVGHAGTLDGPASGLLLILLGSATRLSDYAMKLPKAYRVVLKLGIETTTGDITGSVTRTTPVGGDVEERLRRATCAFLGMRLQKPPAFSAVRVNGERAHRLARKGKAPSLEARPIFIRSIRVTSPVDEDGCVSMVVECHKGTYIRSLAFDIGRQIGCGATVSSLRRIALGSLIEAQSLSSHLLPHMDRETLLKHLLPVERLLDHFTAYEIDRHVEEACWHGQVIKDCPGRRLSWGILPTKEGVALVGGRGVTFCEVVLSSGGASFYPKVNVPLEGEITG; encoded by the coding sequence ATGCGCGCCCGTTTGCTTCTAATTGATAAAGAACCTGGATTGCGCAGTACTCGCTGTGTAGAGATAGTGAGATCGCGCCTGGGAAGAAACGTCAAAGTCGGCCATGCCGGGACCCTGGACGGGCCGGCCAGCGGTTTGCTCCTCATCTTGCTCGGAAGCGCCACGCGTTTGAGCGACTACGCCATGAAACTTCCTAAGGCTTACCGAGTCGTGCTGAAGCTCGGCATCGAGACCACCACCGGCGATATCACAGGATCGGTGACGCGAACTACGCCAGTGGGCGGAGATGTCGAGGAGCGCCTGAGGCGCGCAACGTGCGCTTTTTTGGGCATGAGGCTCCAAAAGCCGCCTGCCTTTTCGGCGGTGCGCGTGAACGGCGAAAGGGCACACAGGCTGGCTAGAAAAGGCAAGGCGCCCTCGCTTGAGGCGAGGCCGATTTTCATTCGCTCGATCCGTGTGACCTCTCCGGTCGACGAGGACGGTTGTGTATCCATGGTCGTAGAGTGCCATAAGGGGACATATATCAGGAGCCTCGCCTTCGACATCGGAAGGCAAATAGGCTGCGGCGCCACCGTCTCTTCGCTGCGGCGCATAGCCTTGGGTTCGCTGATCGAGGCGCAGAGCTTGAGTTCACACCTCTTGCCTCATATGGATAGGGAAACCCTCTTGAAACACCTTCTTCCTGTTGAGCGACTGTTGGACCACTTTACTGCTTACGAGATAGATCGGCATGTCGAAGAGGCGTGCTGGCACGGCCAGGTGATCAAAGATTGCCCCGGCAGGCGACTAAGCTGGGGTATATTGCCTACAAAAGAAGGCGTGGCTCTTGTCGGCGGGAGGGGCGTCACTTTTTGCGAAGTTGTCCTCTCGTCCGGAGGGGCCTCCTTTTATCCCAAGGTCAACGTGCCGCTCGAGGGGGAAATCACAGGGTGA